From the Lysobacterales bacterium genome, one window contains:
- a CDS encoding sulfurtransferase TusA family protein, with the protein MDQPEPIIVDARGLQCPQPVLQARASLRGLAPGAQIVLLATDPLASVDVRAFCLRAGHRIVSEERVGDHLRFTLARGD; encoded by the coding sequence ATGGACCAGCCCGAACCCATCATCGTCGACGCACGCGGACTGCAGTGTCCGCAGCCCGTGTTGCAGGCGCGTGCGAGCTTGCGTGGCCTCGCCCCTGGCGCGCAGATCGTGCTGCTCGCGACCGATCCGCTGGCCAGCGTCGACGTTCGTGCATTCTGTCTGCGCGCCGGTCATCGCATCGTGTCGGAAGAACGGGTCGGCGATCATCTGCGCTTCACGCTCGCGCGCGGCGACTGA
- a CDS encoding adenylate kinase codes for MRIVFFGAPGSGKGTQAAILKSTFGIPHISTGDLLRGHVARGTELGCKAKAVMEAGQLVSDDLVLGMLEDRLAEADAKPGFILDGYPRNLVQADALGTLLARIGQPLDIVIKLNVPNEAILARCAKRFAEQGRKDDDPEVVRGRLAVYAEQTAPVAEFYARSGKLVEIDGVGELADVTARILAAVKAVA; via the coding sequence ATGCGCATCGTGTTTTTTGGCGCGCCCGGCTCCGGCAAGGGCACGCAGGCGGCAATCCTCAAGAGCACGTTCGGCATTCCGCATATCTCCACCGGAGACTTGCTGCGCGGTCATGTCGCACGCGGCACCGAACTCGGATGCAAGGCCAAGGCGGTGATGGAAGCCGGTCAGCTGGTGTCCGACGACCTGGTGCTCGGCATGCTCGAAGACCGCCTCGCCGAAGCCGACGCCAAGCCCGGCTTCATCCTTGACGGCTATCCGCGCAACCTGGTCCAGGCCGATGCGCTCGGGACCTTGCTGGCGCGCATCGGGCAGCCGCTCGACATCGTGATCAAACTCAACGTGCCGAACGAGGCCATTCTCGCGCGCTGCGCCAAGCGTTTTGCCGAACAGGGCCGCAAGGATGATGACCCGGAAGTCGTGCGCGGCCGTCTCGCCGTGTATGCCGAACAGACCGCCCCGGTCGCCGAGTTCTACGCGCGCAGCGGCAAGCTGGTCGAGATCGACGGCGTGGGCGAACTGGCCGACGTGACGGCGCGCATCCTCGCGGCGGTCAAGGCCGTCGCCTGA
- a CDS encoding 6-phosphofructokinase: MAAGNLLYAQSGGPTAVINATAAGVIDAARKHRKAVGKVFAARNGIIGALREQLYDLSGVDATWTRQLRTTPGSAFGSCRFKLKGIDESRAHYERLIEVCRAHDIRYFLYNGGNDSADTANKIAQIASQLGYSLQGIGVPKTVDNDLVITDNCPGFGSAAKYTAISMLEASIDVEAMYESSTKVFVLEVMGRHAGWLAAAAGLAGKKPDEPPQIILFPEVPFDEATFLAAVKRSVDRNGYCSIAVSEGVRYADGRLLAETGTRDAFGHAQLGGAGELIAKLVKDRLGLKYHFAVPDYLQRSARHVASKTDDEQAYAVGQAAVQYAAAGMNAVMPTIRRAPGRTYRWTIEPAPLAKIANHEKMMPKNFIRSDGYGITAACRKYLEPLIAGEAYPPYENGIPAYLRVPKKFVKRKLGEYVIADK, encoded by the coding sequence ATGGCCGCAGGGAACCTGTTGTACGCACAATCGGGCGGTCCGACCGCGGTGATCAACGCGACGGCCGCCGGCGTCATCGACGCGGCGCGCAAGCACAGGAAGGCCGTCGGCAAGGTCTTTGCCGCGCGCAACGGCATCATCGGTGCGCTGCGCGAGCAGCTCTACGATCTCTCCGGCGTCGACGCGACGTGGACGCGACAATTGCGCACGACGCCGGGCAGCGCCTTCGGCTCCTGCCGCTTCAAGCTCAAGGGCATCGACGAGAGCCGGGCCCATTACGAGCGGCTGATCGAGGTCTGCCGTGCCCACGACATCCGCTATTTCCTCTACAACGGCGGCAACGATTCCGCCGACACCGCGAACAAGATCGCGCAGATCGCGTCGCAGTTGGGCTACAGCCTGCAGGGCATCGGCGTGCCGAAGACGGTCGACAACGACCTAGTCATCACCGACAACTGCCCGGGTTTCGGATCGGCGGCGAAATACACCGCGATCTCGATGCTCGAAGCCAGCATCGACGTCGAGGCGATGTACGAGTCCTCGACCAAGGTGTTCGTGCTCGAAGTGATGGGCCGCCACGCCGGCTGGCTCGCGGCCGCGGCCGGCCTGGCCGGGAAGAAGCCGGACGAGCCGCCGCAGATCATTTTGTTTCCGGAAGTGCCGTTCGACGAAGCGACGTTTCTTGCAGCGGTGAAGCGCAGCGTCGATCGCAATGGCTACTGCTCGATCGCCGTTTCCGAGGGCGTGCGCTACGCCGATGGTCGACTGCTCGCCGAAACCGGCACGCGCGACGCCTTCGGCCACGCGCAACTCGGCGGTGCCGGCGAACTGATCGCGAAGCTCGTGAAAGACCGCCTCGGTCTCAAGTACCACTTCGCCGTGCCGGACTACCTGCAGCGTTCGGCGCGCCACGTCGCGTCGAAGACCGATGACGAACAGGCGTATGCGGTCGGCCAGGCCGCGGTGCAATACGCGGCAGCCGGGATGAATGCGGTGATGCCGACGATCAGGCGCGCACCGGGCAGGACTTATCGCTGGACCATCGAGCCGGCACCGCTGGCGAAGATCGCCAACCATGAAAAGATGATGCCCAAGAACTTCATCCGCAGCGACGGCTACGGCATCACCGCCGCCTGCCGCAAGTACCTCGAACCGCTGATCGCCGGCGAAGCCTATCCGCCCTACGAGAACGGCATCCCGGCCTACCTTCGCGTGCCGAAGAAGTTCGTGAAGCGCAAGCTGGGTGAATATGTGATCGCGGACAAGTGA